A region of Subtercola boreus DNA encodes the following proteins:
- a CDS encoding NAD(P)/FAD-dependent oxidoreductase, with product MGRLIRSDAVAAAVGDMTSAALAAARARAAAAAQDPAAPADAAPADAAPADAAPTDVAPADTTPTDVAPAGATTADAPSTESAAASVSATATSAAAPESATAADAPAEPPAKAPVITFGPAKSARRHGPASGLLPERASRAGGTSPSPNGRAAGAPDPDDVFDVVIIGAGPAGLSAGLNLVRARRRVLMLDSNRPRHSATLKSHGFLTRDGVSPLELRKLGREEFEHYPEATFHQALVTGIERVEEPPATATEPAANAATAATPATPAVRPAPAGELFVVRSKGIRGSGDRTATTRAVLIATGLTETLPALPGIRTFYGTDLHSCTECDGYEKSDEPLALIGETDDLAERALLLSQWSNDLIVFTNGVAELTAHDEAALDARGIGVERRPIASIEGDRTGMTGVALTDGTVILRSGGFLRPVWTPALDYGALLGVDTDDDALLVTDALGRTSVPGVFAAGDSTPPGAQQLVVAAGDGARVAATINRHLIGVL from the coding sequence ATGGGACGACTGATCCGTTCCGACGCGGTCGCGGCCGCCGTCGGTGACATGACCTCCGCCGCGCTCGCGGCCGCCCGCGCCCGCGCGGCTGCCGCCGCCCAGGACCCCGCGGCGCCGGCTGACGCGGCGCCGGCTGACGCGGCGCCGGCTGACGCGGCGCCGACAGACGTGGCGCCGGCAGATACGACGCCGACAGACGTGGCGCCGGCTGGCGCGACCACCGCTGACGCGCCTTCCACCGAGTCCGCGGCCGCGTCGGTGTCCGCAACGGCCACATCCGCGGCCGCGCCGGAGTCCGCGACAGCCGCCGATGCCCCCGCCGAACCGCCCGCAAAGGCGCCCGTCATCACCTTCGGGCCGGCAAAGAGCGCCCGCCGGCACGGACCGGCGTCGGGGCTGCTGCCGGAACGGGCATCCAGAGCCGGAGGTACGTCGCCCTCGCCGAACGGCCGGGCAGCGGGCGCACCCGATCCGGACGACGTCTTCGACGTGGTCATCATCGGCGCCGGCCCCGCGGGCCTGAGTGCCGGGCTGAACCTCGTGCGCGCCCGGCGACGCGTGCTGATGCTCGACAGCAACCGTCCGCGCCACTCGGCCACGCTGAAGTCGCACGGTTTCCTGACGCGCGACGGCGTCTCGCCGCTCGAACTCCGGAAGCTCGGCCGCGAGGAATTCGAGCACTACCCCGAGGCCACCTTCCACCAGGCCCTCGTCACGGGCATCGAGCGCGTCGAGGAGCCCCCCGCCACCGCAACGGAGCCCGCCGCCAACGCCGCCACCGCCGCCACCCCGGCCACCCCCGCCGTCCGCCCTGCCCCCGCCGGCGAGCTCTTCGTCGTGCGCTCGAAGGGCATCCGCGGATCGGGTGACCGCACCGCCACGACCCGCGCCGTGCTCATCGCCACCGGCCTCACCGAGACGCTTCCCGCCCTGCCGGGCATCCGCACCTTCTACGGCACCGATCTGCACAGCTGCACCGAGTGCGACGGGTACGAGAAGTCCGACGAGCCGCTTGCCCTCATCGGCGAGACCGACGACCTCGCCGAGCGCGCGCTGCTGCTCTCGCAGTGGTCGAACGACCTGATCGTGTTCACGAACGGGGTCGCCGAGCTCACCGCGCACGACGAAGCGGCTCTGGATGCCCGGGGAATCGGCGTCGAGCGACGCCCGATCGCGAGCATCGAAGGTGATCGCACCGGGATGACTGGCGTCGCACTCACGGACGGGACCGTCATCCTGCGGAGCGGAGGCTTCCTCCGCCCGGTGTGGACGCCGGCGCTCGACTACGGCGCCCTCCTCGGCGTCGACACTGACGACGACGCCCTCCTCGTGACGGATGCGCTCGGCCGCACCTCGGTTCCGGGCGTCTTCGCGGCCGGGGACTCGACCCCGCCCGGCGCGCAACAGCTCGTGGTCGCGGCCGGCGACGGTGCCCGGGTCGCCGCGACGATCAACCGCCACCTCATCGGCGTGCTCTAG
- a CDS encoding DUF4190 domain-containing protein yields the protein MTPAAASVLVFVLCLAVLAPLAVLGYRQTRRAIAATDPRLGSNFFAGVAFLFAFLASPIGILFAHLSLRQIARTGASGVGLAIAGFYISYTLTVVQLALLLGISLAT from the coding sequence GTGACCCCCGCCGCCGCATCCGTTCTCGTCTTCGTGCTCTGCCTCGCCGTGTTGGCGCCGCTCGCGGTGCTCGGCTACCGGCAGACCCGGCGCGCGATCGCCGCCACCGACCCGCGCCTCGGCTCGAACTTCTTCGCCGGGGTGGCTTTTCTCTTCGCCTTCCTCGCGTCGCCGATCGGTATCCTGTTCGCGCACCTGTCGCTCCGCCAGATCGCACGCACGGGGGCCTCCGGCGTGGGCCTTGCGATCGCGGGGTTCTACATCTCCTATACGCTGACCGTCGTACAGCTTGCGCTGCTGCTCGGGATCTCGCTCGCGACGTGA
- a CDS encoding META domain-containing protein, whose translation MPTIRMIAVAAAGIVALALAGCSSAAPPAPDAPQYTPASTSTLPGTWIVADTYSSPDQPFLAFERDGTWTGSDGCNDAAGTWSMDTAGVLTTTSGPQTQIYCDGTHLPLFLIDSASARFDGTDLTLVGHDGDELAKVHKRVMTEKAVARGTSVVVGLWTNVEPGRDRLLRLTMNDDGTVEGNDGCNNFTTTWRFAEDGSVSFGKLAILGRSCEGVVTWLNLASSAVLDGTTMVIRSMYGAQLGTLTYLQALPGSTADPLGGATATPVPTAAPTPTTTP comes from the coding sequence GTGCCGACCATCCGAATGATCGCTGTGGCGGCCGCGGGCATCGTCGCCCTCGCGCTGGCAGGGTGTTCGTCTGCCGCGCCGCCGGCTCCGGATGCTCCGCAGTACACCCCCGCATCGACCAGTACCCTCCCCGGCACCTGGATCGTCGCCGACACCTACTCGTCGCCCGACCAGCCCTTCCTGGCCTTCGAGCGGGACGGCACGTGGACGGGCTCCGACGGCTGCAACGACGCCGCCGGCACCTGGTCGATGGACACGGCGGGCGTGCTCACCACCACCTCCGGCCCGCAGACGCAGATCTACTGCGACGGCACGCACCTCCCGCTCTTCCTGATCGACTCCGCCTCCGCCCGCTTCGACGGCACCGACCTCACGCTGGTGGGGCACGATGGCGACGAGCTGGCGAAGGTGCACAAGCGCGTCATGACCGAGAAGGCCGTCGCTCGGGGCACCAGCGTGGTCGTCGGTCTCTGGACGAACGTGGAACCGGGCCGCGACCGCCTGCTGCGGCTGACGATGAATGACGACGGCACCGTGGAGGGCAACGACGGCTGCAACAACTTCACGACGACCTGGCGGTTCGCAGAAGACGGTTCGGTCTCGTTCGGCAAGCTCGCGATCCTGGGCCGCTCCTGCGAAGGCGTCGTGACCTGGCTGAACCTCGCCTCCTCGGCGGTGCTCGACGGCACCACCATGGTGATCCGGTCGATGTACGGCGCCCAGCTCGGCACTCTGACCTACCTGCAGGCCCTGCCGGGATCGACTGCCGACCCTCTCGGCGGGGCGACGGCAACGCCCGTACCGACAGCCGCTCCCACGCCCACAACCACTCCCTGA
- a CDS encoding TetR/AcrR family transcriptional regulator, with translation MSGQLEVPPGRTTYRHGDLRGALLAAGVEMAEAGGPDAVVLREATRRAGVTPNAAYRHFADRGALLRAVSDVAQARAADAMEAEVSAVTGARGTGDAATDARATLRAVGTGYLAFARDEPGLFRTAFSVPDHLANSFDAAKAGAAGRTPFQILGAALDAWAEAGILPPERRANAEFYAWSAVHGLGMLVIDGPLRGLSAQMIDGATVRVLDMVERGL, from the coding sequence ATGAGTGGTCAGCTGGAGGTGCCACCCGGCCGAACGACCTACCGCCACGGAGACCTGCGGGGCGCTCTGCTCGCCGCCGGGGTCGAGATGGCCGAGGCGGGAGGCCCCGATGCCGTCGTGCTGCGCGAGGCGACCCGCCGCGCCGGGGTGACGCCCAACGCCGCGTACCGTCACTTCGCCGACAGGGGCGCCCTGCTCCGGGCTGTCTCCGACGTCGCCCAGGCGCGCGCGGCCGACGCGATGGAGGCCGAGGTGAGCGCGGTCACCGGCGCGCGCGGCACCGGCGATGCGGCGACGGATGCCCGGGCCACACTCCGCGCGGTCGGTACCGGCTACCTCGCCTTCGCCCGCGACGAACCCGGACTGTTCCGCACCGCCTTCTCGGTGCCCGACCACCTCGCCAACAGCTTCGATGCCGCCAAGGCAGGGGCGGCGGGGCGCACCCCGTTCCAGATCCTCGGCGCGGCGCTCGACGCGTGGGCCGAGGCGGGCATCCTCCCGCCCGAACGGCGCGCGAACGCCGAGTTCTACGCGTGGTCTGCCGTGCACGGACTCGGGATGCTCGTGATCGACGGCCCGCTCCGTGGCCTCAGCGCGCAGATGATCGACGGCGCGACCGTGCGCGTGCTCGACATGGTCGAACGCGGGCTCTGA
- a CDS encoding VOC family protein, with protein MTILNPYLGFRGDARAALDFYQSVFGGEIIRSTFGEMHASEDPAEVDLVMHSQLTTPGGLNLMASDTPGRMSYNPGDTISVSLSGGPSDEAELTAFWEALSGNGGSVTVPLMKAPWGDQFGMCADRFGVNWLVNIAGE; from the coding sequence GTGACCATTCTCAACCCGTACCTCGGCTTCAGGGGCGACGCCCGTGCGGCGCTCGACTTCTACCAGAGCGTTTTCGGTGGGGAGATCATCCGGAGCACCTTCGGGGAGATGCACGCGAGCGAGGATCCGGCCGAGGTCGACCTGGTCATGCACTCCCAGCTGACGACTCCCGGCGGGCTGAACCTGATGGCCTCCGACACCCCCGGCAGGATGTCGTACAACCCCGGTGACACCATCTCCGTGTCGCTGAGCGGTGGACCGTCCGACGAGGCCGAGCTCACCGCCTTCTGGGAGGCGCTCTCGGGCAACGGCGGCAGCGTGACCGTGCCGCTGATGAAGGCGCCCTGGGGCGACCAGTTCGGCATGTGCGCCGACCGTTTCGGCGTGAACTGGCTGGTGAACATCGCCGGGGAGTGA
- a CDS encoding histidine phosphatase family protein yields MRLLLIRHGQTIDNLNGAIGAIVPGPGLTALGQKQAAAIPEALSGERLAAIYVSTMKRTHETALPLANERGLVAQQIDGLEEVTSGDLEQRSDEEAIGIYMSTIFSWWTSLDGRIPGGEDGHEFYRRYTAAIETIAAEHPDSTVAVFSHGAAIRAWSSYAAENIDPEFSRSHPLHNTAVVVLEGSPADGWAATYWAGEPMGGADLEDATAPDPTADALGD; encoded by the coding sequence ATGCGACTTCTACTGATCAGACACGGCCAGACCATCGACAATCTGAACGGGGCCATCGGTGCCATCGTGCCGGGGCCTGGACTGACCGCCCTTGGGCAGAAGCAGGCTGCGGCGATTCCCGAAGCGCTGTCGGGCGAACGCCTGGCGGCCATCTACGTGTCGACGATGAAACGCACGCATGAGACCGCACTGCCGCTCGCGAACGAGCGGGGGCTCGTGGCGCAGCAGATCGACGGGCTCGAGGAGGTCACCTCAGGCGACCTCGAGCAGCGGAGCGACGAAGAGGCCATCGGAATCTACATGAGCACCATCTTCTCGTGGTGGACGAGCCTCGACGGGCGGATCCCGGGCGGCGAGGACGGCCACGAGTTCTACCGCCGCTACACGGCGGCCATCGAGACGATCGCTGCCGAGCATCCGGACTCCACTGTTGCGGTGTTCAGCCACGGCGCGGCGATCCGCGCGTGGAGCTCCTACGCCGCAGAGAACATCGACCCGGAGTTCAGCCGCAGCCATCCGCTCCACAACACCGCAGTCGTGGTGCTGGAGGGCTCACCCGCCGACGGCTGGGCGGCGACGTACTGGGCCGGCGAGCCGATGGGCGGCGCCGATCTCGAGGATGCAACCGCTCCGGACCCGACGGCCGACGCGCTCGGCGACTGA
- a CDS encoding lytic transglycosylase domain-containing protein — MSLLNGNVRRRLVQALAVSCALGLAGTVAIPFANASTMKNASFAFTPTQNAMAVGQSFDGQSAGAIVAQRDDYVATDPAVLAAQKAAAAAKAAADLAAKTAAQNAAASSSSSSSSSGSGAPAAATPNPGSAQAIAKAMLADRGMGDDQYSCLVSLWNRESGWRVNAYNAGSGATGIPQALPGSKMASAGADWATNPATQITWGLGYIAGRYGTPCGAWAHSQSAGWY, encoded by the coding sequence ATGAGTTTGCTGAACGGAAACGTGCGTCGCCGCCTTGTGCAGGCCCTCGCCGTGAGTTGCGCACTGGGCCTTGCCGGCACGGTCGCCATCCCCTTCGCAAACGCCTCCACCATGAAGAACGCCTCGTTCGCCTTCACGCCCACCCAGAACGCGATGGCCGTGGGCCAGAGCTTCGACGGGCAGTCGGCCGGAGCCATCGTCGCCCAGCGTGACGACTACGTCGCCACCGACCCGGCCGTGCTTGCTGCGCAGAAGGCCGCTGCTGCCGCCAAGGCAGCCGCTGACCTTGCTGCGAAGACTGCCGCCCAGAATGCCGCAGCCTCCTCCTCGTCTTCCTCGTCATCGTCAGGTTCGGGTGCTCCTGCCGCCGCGACACCGAACCCCGGTTCGGCCCAGGCCATCGCCAAGGCGATGCTCGCCGACCGCGGCATGGGCGACGACCAGTACTCCTGCCTCGTCTCCCTCTGGAACCGAGAGTCGGGATGGCGCGTGAACGCCTACAACGCCGGATCGGGCGCCACGGGCATCCCGCAGGCCCTCCCCGGCAGCAAGATGGCCAGTGCGGGTGCCGACTGGGCAACCAACCCGGCTACGCAGATCACCTGGGGACTGGGCTACATCGCGGGTCGCTACGGCACGCCGTGCGGCGCCTGGGCTCACAGCCAGTCAGCCGGCTGGTACTAG
- a CDS encoding VOC family protein, whose translation MFTTTGAFSGFSVDDIPAARRFYGETLGLTVTDNEMGFIELHLPSGGTVLAYPKPNHEPASYTMLNFPVENIDTAVDDLRSRGVDTNIYAGGGMPVDEKGIMRGNGPDIAWFRDPAGNVIAVIQV comes from the coding sequence ATGTTCACCACGACAGGCGCGTTCAGTGGATTCTCCGTCGACGACATTCCCGCAGCACGCAGATTCTACGGCGAAACCCTCGGACTCACGGTGACCGACAACGAGATGGGTTTCATCGAGCTGCACCTGCCGAGCGGCGGCACCGTGCTCGCCTACCCCAAGCCGAACCACGAGCCGGCGTCGTACACGATGCTGAACTTCCCCGTCGAGAACATCGATACGGCGGTGGATGACCTGCGGAGCCGCGGCGTCGACACCAACATCTACGCGGGGGGCGGCATGCCTGTGGACGAGAAGGGCATCATGCGGGGCAACGGGCCCGACATCGCGTGGTTCCGCGACCCGGCGGGCAACGTGATCGCGGTCATCCAGGTCTGA
- a CDS encoding fumarylacetoacetate hydrolase family protein, protein MKIARFSSGEDPQYGIIDGDEIVVLQGDPMFQGFVTTEERVGLASVKLLAPVIPRSKVVAVGKNYADHAAEMGGVVPERPLLFLKPNTSVIGTGDAIVLPPDSRQVEHEAELAIVIGSVAKNVRAEDYADVIFGYTIANDVTARDLQKLDGQWARAKGFDTFCPLGPYIETEFDWRDALIEARVDGELRQEGNLSEMIFTIPEIVAYASRAFTLLPGDVILTGTPAGVSPFSSGQTVDISIAGLGTLSNRAR, encoded by the coding sequence GTGAAGATAGCGCGATTCAGCTCAGGCGAAGATCCCCAGTACGGCATCATCGACGGTGACGAGATCGTGGTGCTGCAGGGCGACCCGATGTTCCAGGGGTTCGTCACGACCGAGGAGCGCGTTGGGCTCGCCTCGGTGAAACTGCTGGCCCCGGTCATCCCGCGTTCCAAAGTGGTGGCGGTCGGCAAGAATTATGCCGACCATGCTGCGGAGATGGGTGGGGTGGTGCCCGAGCGGCCGCTGCTGTTCCTCAAGCCGAACACGTCGGTGATCGGAACGGGAGACGCGATCGTTCTGCCACCCGACAGCCGGCAGGTGGAGCACGAGGCGGAGCTGGCGATCGTGATCGGCAGCGTGGCGAAGAACGTGCGGGCGGAAGACTACGCCGACGTGATCTTCGGCTACACGATCGCGAACGACGTGACGGCGCGTGACCTGCAGAAGCTCGACGGGCAGTGGGCCAGGGCAAAGGGGTTCGACACGTTCTGCCCGCTCGGACCGTACATCGAGACCGAGTTCGACTGGCGCGATGCCCTCATCGAGGCCCGGGTCGACGGGGAGCTCCGGCAGGAGGGCAATCTCTCGGAGATGATCTTCACGATTCCCGAGATCGTCGCCTACGCTTCGCGGGCGTTCACCCTGCTGCCCGGCGACGTGATCCTGACGGGAACGCCCGCGGGCGTCTCGCCGTTCAGCTCCGGCCAGACGGTCGACATCTCTATCGCGGGCCTCGGCACGCTCTCCAACCGCGCTCGCTGA
- a CDS encoding MFS transporter, giving the protein MGALTQARALRPFRVPQYRLLVAALTFSLFGSGMWLVAVVWQVIALGGGPTDLSLVAAGASVGLVAAVLVGGVAADRVPQRAILISTESVKTATVAVVAALALSGTLSLWHLVVASTLLGVVDGFFYPAYSALLPSVLPPDDLLAANGVEGMLRPALMSAAGPAVASAAIAALSPGLAFALVAVSQAVGVGVLVAMRRANAVGVASSASAGTVAVPAGARASASPSSGAVAAPGGAREAAGTVAVPGRAGASVEAGVAQATAGGTEVAGTTEDVCAAGLASTAVSAGSDAGAGTGASTAGVTGAADGKGERSAHPLRGAFGDLVGGFRYMVTTPWLLATLLFASLLVLVVMGPIEVLLPFAVRDQTGGGAGSFALVLTAYGVGGILGSLTVASLRLPRRYLTIMTLLWGAGVIPLAVVGFSSELWMMIVALFVVGFTFSAATVIWGTLLQRRVPSHMLGRVSSLDFFVSLLFMPISMAFAGPIGEAVGLQPAFLVAGLAPVFLAVIAIVAARMPRDEVAHPLDDYAGGELTPPAATATPAPALDR; this is encoded by the coding sequence ATGGGTGCCCTGACCCAGGCGCGGGCCCTCCGCCCCTTCCGGGTTCCGCAGTACCGGCTGCTCGTGGCGGCCCTCACGTTCTCGCTCTTCGGCTCGGGCATGTGGCTCGTCGCGGTCGTCTGGCAGGTCATCGCGCTCGGCGGCGGGCCGACCGACCTGTCCCTGGTGGCAGCCGGGGCGAGCGTGGGGCTGGTCGCAGCGGTGCTCGTCGGCGGAGTTGCAGCCGATCGCGTGCCGCAGCGCGCCATCCTGATCTCGACCGAGTCCGTCAAGACGGCCACCGTCGCCGTCGTCGCCGCGCTCGCCCTCAGCGGGACCCTGTCCCTCTGGCACCTGGTCGTCGCCTCGACGCTGCTCGGGGTGGTCGACGGCTTCTTCTACCCGGCGTACTCGGCCCTGTTGCCGTCAGTGCTGCCACCGGATGACCTGCTCGCCGCGAACGGAGTCGAGGGCATGCTGCGGCCGGCCCTGATGTCCGCAGCGGGTCCAGCCGTGGCGAGCGCGGCCATCGCGGCCCTCTCCCCCGGGCTGGCGTTCGCGCTCGTGGCGGTGTCGCAGGCGGTCGGGGTGGGGGTGCTCGTCGCGATGCGCCGGGCGAACGCGGTGGGGGTGGCGTCGTCGGCGTCGGCGGGTACCGTGGCAGTCCCGGCAGGGGCGAGGGCGTCGGCGTCGCCGTCGTCGGGTGCCGTGGCGGCCCCGGGTGGGGCCAGGGAGGCGGCGGGTACCGTGGCGGTCCCGGGTCGGGCTGGGGCGTCGGTGGAAGCCGGAGTAGCCCAGGCTACGGCGGGTGGCACGGAGGTCGCCGGCACGACGGAAGACGTCTGCGCGGCGGGGCTCGCCAGCACGGCGGTCAGCGCCGGCTCGGATGCAGGCGCCGGCACGGGGGCCAGCACGGCAGGAGTCACCGGTGCGGCGGACGGCAAGGGCGAGCGGTCCGCGCATCCACTCCGCGGAGCGTTCGGTGACCTCGTCGGCGGGTTCCGCTACATGGTGACCACCCCGTGGCTGCTGGCCACGCTGCTGTTCGCGAGCCTGCTCGTGCTCGTCGTCATGGGGCCCATCGAGGTTCTGTTGCCCTTCGCCGTACGCGACCAGACGGGCGGCGGAGCGGGCTCGTTCGCGCTGGTGCTCACCGCGTACGGGGTGGGCGGCATCCTCGGCTCCCTCACCGTCGCCTCGCTGCGGCTCCCCCGCCGCTACCTGACGATCATGACGTTGCTCTGGGGTGCAGGCGTCATCCCGCTCGCTGTCGTCGGCTTCTCCAGCGAGCTGTGGATGATGATCGTGGCCCTGTTCGTCGTCGGCTTCACCTTCTCGGCCGCCACCGTGATCTGGGGCACCCTCCTGCAACGCCGGGTGCCGAGCCACATGCTCGGCCGGGTCTCGAGCCTCGACTTCTTCGTGTCGCTGCTCTTCATGCCGATCTCGATGGCATTCGCAGGTCCCATCGGGGAAGCCGTCGGCCTGCAGCCTGCCTTCCTCGTGGCGGGACTCGCCCCGGTGTTCCTCGCCGTCATCGCGATCGTGGCGGCGCGGATGCCACGCGACGAGGTCGCGCACCCCCTCGACGACTACGCGGGCGGCGAACTCACCCCGCCCGCGGCCACGGCCACGCCCGCTCCCGCCCTCGACCGCTAG
- the bsh gene encoding choloylglycine hydrolase has protein sequence MCTAIRFSDGSGHLYLARNLDWTSGYGEGVVITPTGFAAPSPFGAVASIPHAVIGMGIVEEGTPLYFDCGNDAGLAVAGLNFPGYAQYASEPVDGATNVAAFEFPLWVASQFSSVDEAEAALRNVVIVDRPINEKYPSSLLHWIIGDKTRAIVVEHTADGLHIFDDDVDVLANQPGFAWHHENLRNYLNTSPEFPEESVIGRARLTPFGSGSHMRGVPGDYYSPSRFVRATYVNAHYPEKASEEENVSRAFHTLQQVAMVDGAAKMGSGEFEKTIYTGLFSSRTGSYYWNTYDDVMLRSETLSEHQPGGTELIVL, from the coding sequence ATGTGCACAGCGATCAGATTCTCCGACGGAAGCGGCCACCTGTACCTGGCGCGCAATCTCGACTGGACCTCCGGATACGGTGAAGGAGTCGTCATCACTCCCACCGGTTTCGCTGCCCCGTCGCCGTTCGGGGCCGTGGCCAGCATCCCTCATGCCGTCATCGGCATGGGCATCGTGGAGGAGGGCACGCCCCTCTACTTCGACTGCGGCAACGACGCCGGCCTGGCGGTCGCGGGGCTGAACTTTCCGGGATACGCCCAGTATGCGTCGGAGCCCGTCGACGGCGCAACGAACGTCGCCGCGTTCGAGTTCCCGCTCTGGGTCGCCTCACAGTTCAGTAGCGTCGACGAGGCCGAGGCGGCGCTCAGAAACGTGGTGATCGTCGACCGGCCGATCAATGAGAAGTACCCGAGCTCCCTGTTGCACTGGATCATCGGCGACAAGACCCGGGCAATCGTCGTGGAGCACACGGCGGACGGACTGCACATCTTCGATGACGACGTCGACGTTCTGGCGAATCAACCCGGCTTCGCCTGGCACCACGAGAACCTGCGCAACTACCTCAACACCTCACCCGAGTTCCCCGAGGAGAGTGTGATCGGCCGAGCGCGCCTGACCCCGTTCGGCTCGGGGTCGCACATGCGCGGCGTTCCCGGCGACTACTACTCGCCGTCGCGGTTCGTGCGCGCGACCTACGTCAACGCGCACTACCCCGAGAAGGCAAGCGAAGAGGAGAACGTGAGCCGTGCCTTCCACACCCTGCAGCAAGTGGCCATGGTGGATGGCGCGGCGAAGATGGGCTCGGGTGAGTTCGAGAAGACCATCTACACGGGGCTCTTCTCGTCGCGCACGGGGAGCTACTACTGGAACACCTATGACGACGTCATGCTCCGCAGCGAAACGCTGTCTGAGCACCAGCCCGGCGGCACTGAGCTGATCGTCCTGTAA
- the gltX gene encoding glutamate--tRNA ligase produces the protein MSSTELPPFSTATGSDIRVRFCPSPTGTPHVGLIRTALFNWAYARHNGGKMVFRIEDTDAARDSEESYGQLLDALRWLRIDWDEGIDVGGPHGPYRQSERTSIYLDLIEKLKASGHLYESYSTAEEIDARNEAAGRPKQLGYDNFDRSLTDDQRQSFRDEGRLPALRLRVPDSDLSFDDLVRGEITFPAGSFVDFVVVRPNGAPLYTFVNPVDDALMGVTHVLRGEDLLSSTPRQIALYSALVEIGVTTFIPRFGHLPYVMGEGNKKLSKRDPEANLFHHRDRGFIPEGLVNYLALLGWSLTHDRDVFSIDEMVAAFDVVNVNPNPARFDLKKAESINGDHIRLLAVDDFARRTLPYLETAGILTLPATDDQLATLAEAAPLVQERMALLGEAPAMLGFLFQTADEVDYQADALATLPENTGVILAAAVGALELIELSEFTHERIKDDLAAALIEGLGLKPRVAYGPLRVALSGRKISPPLFESMQILGRAETVARLARLAALHAGAGTAGSDAAAGSPSAPDAAGPTS, from the coding sequence ATGTCATCCACAGAGCTCCCCCCTTTCTCTACGGCCACCGGCAGCGACATCCGCGTGCGGTTCTGCCCCTCGCCGACCGGCACCCCGCACGTCGGGCTGATCCGCACCGCCCTCTTCAACTGGGCGTATGCGCGGCACAACGGCGGGAAGATGGTCTTCCGCATCGAGGACACCGACGCCGCCCGTGACTCCGAAGAGAGCTACGGGCAGCTGCTCGACGCCCTCCGCTGGCTGCGGATCGACTGGGACGAGGGCATCGACGTCGGCGGCCCGCACGGCCCCTACCGCCAGTCCGAGCGCACCAGCATCTACCTCGACCTCATCGAGAAGCTGAAGGCCAGCGGTCACCTCTACGAGAGCTACTCCACCGCCGAGGAGATCGACGCCCGCAATGAGGCGGCCGGCCGCCCGAAGCAGCTCGGTTACGACAACTTCGACCGATCGCTGACGGATGACCAGCGGCAGTCGTTCCGCGACGAGGGGCGCCTGCCGGCCTTACGTCTGCGCGTTCCCGACAGCGATCTCAGCTTCGATGACCTGGTGCGCGGCGAGATCACCTTCCCCGCCGGATCCTTCGTCGACTTCGTGGTCGTGCGCCCCAACGGCGCGCCCCTCTACACCTTCGTGAACCCGGTCGACGATGCGCTGATGGGTGTGACGCACGTGCTGCGGGGCGAAGACCTCCTCTCCTCCACACCCCGTCAGATCGCGCTGTATTCCGCACTGGTCGAGATCGGCGTCACCACGTTCATCCCGCGCTTCGGGCACCTGCCCTATGTGATGGGCGAGGGCAACAAGAAGCTCAGCAAGCGCGACCCCGAGGCGAACCTGTTCCACCACCGCGACCGCGGGTTCATCCCCGAGGGCCTCGTCAACTACCTGGCGCTGCTCGGCTGGTCGCTCACCCACGACCGCGACGTGTTCTCGATCGACGAGATGGTCGCCGCCTTCGACGTCGTGAACGTGAACCCGAACCCGGCACGGTTCGACCTGAAGAAGGCCGAGTCGATCAACGGCGACCACATCCGGCTCCTCGCGGTCGACGACTTCGCGCGGCGAACCCTCCCGTACCTGGAGACAGCGGGCATCCTGACGCTGCCAGCGACGGATGACCAGCTCGCCACCCTCGCCGAGGCCGCCCCGCTCGTGCAGGAGCGCATGGCGCTGCTCGGCGAGGCGCCCGCGATGCTCGGGTTCCTCTTCCAGACGGCCGACGAGGTCGACTACCAGGCGGATGCCCTGGCCACGCTGCCCGAGAACACTGGCGTCATCCTCGCTGCGGCCGTCGGCGCGCTCGAGCTGATCGAGCTCTCGGAGTTCACCCACGAGCGCATCAAGGACGACCTCGCCGCCGCCCTGATCGAGGGACTCGGGCTGAAGCCCCGCGTCGCCTACGGCCCGCTGCGGGTCGCGCTCTCCGGGCGGAAGATCTCGCCGCCGCTGTTCGAGTCGATGCAGATCCTCGGCAGGGCGGAGACGGTCGCGCGCCTCGCACGCCTGGCGGCGCTGCACGCGGGCGCTGGTACCGCGGGCTCGGATGCTGCGGCTGGTTCGCCGTCGGCTCCGGATGCTGCGGGGCCGACCTCGTAA